In a genomic window of Struthio camelus isolate bStrCam1 chromosome 16, bStrCam1.hap1, whole genome shotgun sequence:
- the LOC138061323 gene encoding PHD finger protein 7-like — protein MKRKAPDSQEQACMLCRRADANADICGPKHEKGGLCVHENCLFLASWLFQRGSRQEGICGFMPVDIKWKIKSAAQKRCFACGERGAAIACQGKGCSRCFHLPCASEHGCVSQFFAPFR, from the exons ATGAAGCGGAAGGCTCCCGActcgcaggagcagg CGTGCATGCTGTGCCGCCGGGCAGACGCCAACGCCGACATCTGTGGGCCGAAGCACGAGAAAGGAGGGCTCTGCGTCCATGAGAACTGCCTG TTCCTGGCCAGCTGGCTCTTCCAGCGCGGGAGCAGGCAAGAAGGCATCTGCGGGTTCATGCCCGTGGACATCAAGTGGAAAATAAAGAGCGCAGCGCAGAAG CGCTGCTTTGCTtgcggcgagcgcggggccgccatcgcctgccagggcaagggctgcagccgctgcttccACCTGCCCTGTGCCTCGGAGCACGGCTGCGTCAGCCAG
- the LOC138061322 gene encoding PHD finger protein 7-like: MTGRMKFAADVKVGGVAEAPEGCAALQRDVDRLESWAQSNLLESNKGSAEERAEEKPRRCVAGTLRSAPSTGPASAMKRKAPDSQEQACMLCRRADANADICGPKHEKGGLCVHENCLFLASWLFQRGSRQEGICGFMPVDIKWKIKSAAQKRCFACGERGAAIACQGKGCSRCFHLPCASEHGCVTQFFAPFRSFCWEHRPQQAVPARPQAQTTCLICLEPVDDGLSYTTMVCPACRGAWFHRGCIQGQAVHAGFSCFRCPMCKNRRKFLPEMFKMGIPIPLRAPAWEEGGRYRHLYQRHSRCDATHCLHPRGREQAEPTGPWELLLCSSCASRGAHRRCLALADGTASWECDECAGLGPASSAHSQLDRPTTNSQPQPASSSSSAPPDTRSPTRQTGPERRPSRSRTSRRSQNPYRRP, translated from the exons atgacggGACGGATGAAGTTTGCTGCTGACgttaaagtgggaggagtggctgaggcaccagaaggctgtgctgcccttcagagggacgtggacaggctggagagttgggcgcaGAGCAACCTCCTCGAGTCCAACAAAG GGTCAGCAGAGGAGCGTGCGGAAGAGAAACCCCGGCGCTGCGTGGCCGGCACTCTCCGGAGCGCTCCGTCGACTGGCCCTGCGTCCGCCATGAAGCGGAAGGCTCCCGActcgcaggagcagg CGTGCATGCTGTGCCGCCGGGCAGACGCCAACGCCGACATCTGTGGGCCGAAGCACGAGAAAGGAGGGCTCTGCGTCCATGAGAACTGCCTG TTCCTGGCCAGCTGGCTCTTCCAGCGCGGGAGCAGGCAAGAAGGCATCTGCGGGTTCATGCCCGTGGACATCAAGTGGAAAATAAAGAGCGCAGCGCAGAAG CGCTGCTTTGCTtgcggcgagcgcggggccgccatcgcctgccagggcaagggctgcagccgctgcttccACCTGCCCTGTGCCTCGGAGCACGGCTGCGTCACCCAGTTCTTTGCGCCCTTCCG ctccttctGCTGGGAGCACCGCCCGCAGCAGGCAGTGCCGGCACGGCCCCAGGCGCAAACAACGTGCCTCATCTGCCTGGAGCCCGTGGACGACGGCCTCTCCTACACCACCATGGTGTGCCCGGCGTGCAGAGGGGCCTGGTTCCACCGCGGCTGCATCCAG ggacaggctgtgcaCGCCGGCTTTTCCTGCTTCCGGTGCCCAATGtgtaaaaacaggagaaaatttctcccggaaatgtttaaaatggggATCCCAATCCCCCTCCG agcaccagcctgggaggaaggcGGGCGCTACCGCCATTTGTACCAGCGGCACAGCCGCTGCGATGccacccactgccttcacccgcgaggcagggagcaggcagagccaacGGG gccctgggagctgctgctgtgctcctcctgcgcctccagAGGGGCCCATCGGCGCTGCTTGGCCTTGGCAGACGGCACCGCAAGCTGGGAATGCGACGAgtgtgccggcctgggccccg CCTCCAGTGCGCACTCACAGCTGGACCGCCCCACCACAAACAGCCAGCCACAACCGGCGTCATCCTCCAGCTCCGCGCCTCCCGACACCCGCAGCCCCACACGCCAGACGGGCCCAGAGCGAAGGCCAAGCCGCTCCAGGACGTCCCGCCGCTCCCAAAATCCTTACCGCCGGCCCTGA
- the LOC138061314 gene encoding PHD finger protein 7-like, giving the protein MKRKAPDSQEQACMLCRRADANADICGPKHEKGGLCVHENCLFLASWLFQRGSRQEGICGFMPVDIKWKIKSAAQKRCFACGERGAAIACQGKGCSRCFHLPCASEHGCVSQFFAPFRSFCWEHRPQQAVPARPQAQTTCLICLEPVDDGLSYTTMVCPACRGAWFHRGCIQGQAVHAGFSCFRCPMCKNRRKFLPEMFKMGIPIPLRAPAWEEGGRYRHLYQRHSRCDATHCLHPRGREQAEPTGPWELLLCSSCASRGAHRRCLALADGTASWECDECAGLGPASSAHSQLDRPTTNSQPQPASSSSSAPPDTRSPTRQTGPERRPSRSRTSRRSQNPYRRP; this is encoded by the exons ATGAAGCGGAAGGCTCCCGActcgcaggagcagg CGTGCATGCTGTGCCGCCGGGCAGACGCCAACGCCGACATCTGTGGGCCGAAGCACGAGAAAGGAGGGCTCTGCGTCCATGAGAACTGCCTG TTCCTGGCCAGCTGGCTCTTCCAGCGCGGGAGCAGGCAAGAAGGCATCTGCGGGTTCATGCCCGTGGACATCAAGTGGAAAATAAAGAGCGCAGCGCAGAAG CGCTGCTTTGCTtgcggcgagcgcggggccgccatcgcctgccagggcaagggctgcagccgctgcttccACCTGCCCTGTGCCTCGGAGCACGGCTGCGTCAGCCAGTTCTTTGCGCCCTTCCG ctccttctGCTGGGAGCACCGCCCGCAGCAGGCAGTGCCGGCACGGCCCCAGGCGCAAACAACGTGCCTCATCTGCCTGGAGCCCGTGGACGACGGCCTCTCCTACACCACCATGGTGTGCCCGGCGTGCAGAGGGGCCTGGTTCCACCGCGGCTGCATCCAG ggacaggctgtgcaCGCCGGCTTTTCCTGCTTCCGGTGCCCAATGtgtaaaaacaggagaaaatttctcccggaaatgtttaaaatggggATCCCAATCCCCCTCCG agcaccagcctgggaggaaggcGGGCGCTACCGCCATTTGTACCAGCGGCACAGCCGCTGCGATGccacccactgccttcacccgcgaggcagggagcaggcagagccaacGGG gccctgggagctgctgctgtgctcctcctgcgcctccagAGGGGCCCATCGGCGCTGCTTGGCCTTGGCAGACGGCACCGCAAGCTGGGAATGCGACGAgtgtgccggcctgggccccg CCTCCAGTGCGCACTCACAGCTGGACCGCCCCACCACAAACAGCCAGCCACAACCGGCGTCATCCTCCAGCTCCGCGCCTCCCGACACCCGCAGCCCCACACGCCAGACGGGCCCAGAGCGAAGGCCAAGCCGCTCCAGGACGTCCCGCCGCTCCCAAAATCCTTACCGCCGGCCCTGA